The Coccidioides posadasii str. Silveira chromosome 3, complete sequence genome contains a region encoding:
- a CDS encoding uncharacterized protein (EggNog:ENOG410PG8I~COG:D~MEROPS:MER0215827~BUSCO:11762at33183): protein MDGLHVAPSEEHNILGESTSFKVHYHGEVHDLSLPPTSTLQDLSALISEVFHIPAENQKLLISPKPGLQKFPFSPILLSSFPVNSPRFKINLLGSTSSEITSLNKSTSDHQRQQHQRRESAIKSAKPLSTHRTQVQSSSSSQYTFHRLLPLPYLPNPDRSLAYLVRLRDDPGIRAAMTKHRFSVPLLTEMNPVEHTTLSSRTLGLNRNKGEAIELRLRTDAYDGYRDYRTIRKTLCHELAHCVHSEHDRDFWNLTARIEKEVESADYWGKGGKRLTEEEFYNPADWEEMKSGGEVMDHGGWTGGEFVLGGLGETGGAAGAGLSRREILARAAESRMSAKSKEKNIDEGGSDTQN from the coding sequence ATGGATGGCCTTCATGTCGCTCCTTCAGAGGAGCATAATATCTTGGGTGAATCTACTTCTTTCAAAGTCCACTACCACGGCGAAGTTCATGACCTTTCATTGCCTCCTACATCAACCCTACAAGACCTCTCAGCACTCATATCAGAGGTCTTTCATATACCTGCCGAGAATCAGAAACTCTTGATTTCCCCGAAACCAGGACTGCAGAAGTTTCCGTTTTCTCCCATCTTACTCTCCTCATTTCCTGTAAACTCCCCGCGGTTCAAAATAAACCTCCTCGGGAGTACCTCTTCAGAAATCACCTCCCTCAACAAGTCAACTTCCGATCATCAACGCCAACAGCATCAACGCCGCGAGTCTGCTATCAAATCTGCAAAGCCTCTATCCACCCACCGCACACAAGTCCAgtcatcttcatcgtcaCAATACACATTCCACAGACTCCTTCCACTCCCTTATCTCCCCAACCCCGATCGCAGCCTGGCCTACCTCGTCCGCCTGCGTGATGACCCAGGAATCCGCGCTGCGATGACCAAACACAGATTTTCGGTCCCCCTACTCACAGAGATGAACCCGGTCGAGCACACGACCCTCTCATCGCGCACTCTAGGCCTCAACCGAAACAAGGGCGAAGCCATCGAGCTGCGTCTGCGCACGGACGCGTACGATGGATACAGAGACTACCGAACGATTCGCAAAACGCTGTGCCATGAGCTGGCGCATTGCGTGCATAGCGAGCATGATCGTGATTTCTGGAATCTGACGGCACGTATTGAGAAGGAAGTTGAGAGTGCAGATTATTGGGGTAAAGGTGGAAAAAGGTTAACAGAAGAGGAGTTTTACAATCCGGCGGATTGGGAAGAGATGAAGAGCGGTGGAGAAGTAATGGATCATGGGGGTTGGACTGGCGGAGAATTCGTGCTTGGCGGGTTGGGAGAGACTGGGGGCGCAGCGGGAGCTGGATTGAGCCGGCGGGAGATCTTGGCAAGAGCGGCTGAATCGCGAATGTCTGCCAAATCTAAGGAGAAGAACATAGATGAAGGAGGAAGCGATACTCAGAACTGA
- a CDS encoding uncharacterized protein (EggNog:ENOG410Q0BM~COG:S~TransMembrane:1 (o6-24i)~BUSCO:12399at33183) translates to MSAPLAKGIVITVSVLVAAGIAVYESPQLQEWLRSSRRKIALTLNNWGDELTSHVSQRRDDISMTEELGEQAELRRRKVREDIQRRRELLSSCKRHRAPITSSSNFDALVDSEGRLKPSVEDDKISDSESKSTGVEITAAEPTSRFLNRSCDFAPSISNVGSTVNPEQHRELFEEISRNRLLIPALSETTSNHPSESLVDLTPTSEFSESELSFSLHSQPEIIQDTPSDHLPVASPTASSHTEEGFYYAHPDHLTGDFAGPARSAPTGFSENVWAHEVSSTPSIASSLSHIQNEAFDTTSDGTLSDLGRDRDNLYTPVSWSEVGSVVSSNDEGSQ, encoded by the exons ATGTCAGCCCCTTTGGCCAAAG GTATTGTGATTACGGTTTCAGTTCTCGTTGCTGCAGGTATTGCTGTCTATGAGAGCCCTCAGCTTCAGGAATGGCTCCGATCCTCCCGTCGGAAGATAGCATTAACGCTGAACAATTGGGGAGATGAGCTTACCTCTCATGTATCCCAGAGGAGAGATGATATCTCTATGACAGAAGAGCTAGGAGAACAAGCCGAACTCAGAAGGAGGAAAGTGCGGGAAGATATACAACGTCGTCGTGAACTTCTGTCATCTTGCAAGCGGCATCGAGCTCCTAtaaccagcagcagcaattTTGATGCCCTCGTCGATAGTGAGGGTCGACTAAAGCCATCAGTAGAAGATGACAAGATCAGCGACTCTGAATCTAAATCCACTGGAGTCGAGATCACTGCCGCTGAGCCTACCAGTCGATTCCTCAATAGAAGTTGCGATTTTGCTCCATCGATATCCAATGTCGGTTCGACAGTTAACCCAGAACAGCATCGTGAATTATTTGAAGAAATCAGCAGAAATAGGCTCCTTATACCGGCACTCTCAGAAACGACTTCTAATCATCCTTCAGAGTCTTTGGTGGACTTGACACCAACGTCGGAATTCTCTGAGTCAGAATTATCCTTTTCTTTACACAGCCAGCCAGAGATCATACAGGACACTCCTTCCGATCATCTACCCGTGGCTTCTCCCACAGCTTCCAGTCATACGGAAGAAGGTTTTTACTATGCTCACCCTGATCACCTGACTGGGGATTTTGCCGGTCCCGCACGCTCTGCTCCTACCGGCTTTTCAGAAAACGTCTGGGCCCACGAGGTGTCTTCCACGCCGTCTATAGCATCCAGTCTTAGCCATATCCAAAACGAGGCATTTGATACTACTTCAGACGGTACGTTGAGCGATTTGGGCCGGGACCGCGACAATTTGTACACTCCAGTCAGCTGGTCTGAAGTTGGCAGTGTTGTTAGCAGTAATGATGAAGGCTCCCAGTAA
- a CDS encoding uncharacterized protein (SECRETED:SignalP(1-19)~EggNog:ENOG410PJ3G~COG:S~BUSCO:11348at33183) — MKYKWALLVTAIAWQTAVALPQVLLELRNILDPEANKYFHEPGRDDILGHYDLRYFKGVVSYEERTNTLTHMIGAYLQFFREKELDTWIAHGTLLGWWWNGKILPWDWDVDTQVTGATLAYMGDHLNQTIYTYRLDKNTQRKYLLDVNPWSREREHGDGQNIIDARWIDIRNGLYIDITGLSELDPVGERGVLSCKNFHKYKITDLYPMRESTFEGVPVKIPYEYDEILIKEYGHKALILTEYENHKWVPDLKEWVSDKETMKKIEREKRTRGRARWMLQESWTPMG, encoded by the exons ATGAAATATAAGTGGGCGCTGCTTGTTACCGCTATCGCGTGGCAGACGGCCGTTGCACTTCCGCAAGTCCTCCTGGAGCTACGCAACATATTGGATCCAGAAGCAAACAAGTATTTCCACGAGCCGGGTCGAGACGATATCCTGGGCCATTATGATCTCAGATATTTTAAGGGCGTGGTCAGCTATGAGGAGCGCACAAACACCTTGACCCACATGATCGGTGCGTATTTGCAGTTTTTCAGGGAAAAAGAGCTGGATACTTGGATCGCACACGGAACACTGCTTGGCTGGTGGTGGAATGGGAAG ATCCTACCATGGGACTGGGATGTAGATACGCAAGTCACCGGCGCGACACTGGCATATATGGGGGATCATCTGAACCAAACAATATATACTTATCGCCTGGACAAGAACACGCAGCGAAAGTATCTTCTAGACGTCAATCCATGgtcgagagagagagagcacgGAGACGGTCAAAACATAATCGATGCGCGGTGGATCGACATTCGAAACGGTCTCTATATCGATATCACTGGTCTCAGTGAACTAGACCCAGTCGGGGAGCGTGGAGTACTCTCCTGCAAGAACTTCCATAAATATAAGATCACAGACCTCTACCCAATGCGAGAAAGCACCTTTGAGGGTGTCCCCGTCAAGATCCCATACGAGTATGATGAGATTTTGATTAAGGAATACGGACACAAGGCTCTGATCTTGACGGAATATGAGAA CCACAAGTGGGTCCCTGATTTAAAGGAATGGGTTTCTGACAAAGAAACGATGAAGAAAATCGAGCGCGAAAAACGTACTCGAGGCCGAGCCAGGTGGATGCTCCAAGAATCATGGACACCTATGGGTTAA
- the ASK1 gene encoding DASH complex subunit ask1 (EggNog:ENOG410PJ1T~COG:S~BUSCO:10822at33183), which translates to MSRPTISAQRNLSLTEELERLEQQITLTLQEIDHNFSKAHRIVTSSILPVVEQYAEQSRDVWEASKFWKQFFESSANVSLSGYEEQPLDESGHDITATEDSTDITHTTLDEEAESYSYDTATSGHLDVDHRDAEPDISGLSISDSHSTPRASDYVKSHEDSSVDYSLTSDGLDEGVSSIETPSQMNKPTPSTPGRDPTRRPRNIPTTPGSAVFPPPTSLKSNKTKMDPVLHRTLDKTYRVQATPLGGSRTLFKARHGPTTPKSRYNIEYSPLSSPELEAPKLHSEIFSSPVAPESSKRPRRPSNPGNPKPGISVFTPAKPRMHRQSLWDSDDDLDDDNVDPTAFFGHSPPKTMQFHVPQSKLLKTPAKEASKRIVSDLLHTAGAGDTTEEFDNFEYSPTVVRRMEGLDDDTF; encoded by the exons ATGTCCCGTCCCACTATCTCCGCCCAGCGGAATCTCTCGTTAACCGAGGAGTTGGAGAGGCTAGAACAGCAAATAACATTGACACTCCAAG AAATCGACCATAACTTCAGCAAGGCTCATCGAATTGTGACCTCAAGCATACTGCCGGTTGTCGAACAATACGCGGAACAATCGCGCGACGTGTGGGAAGCATCAAAA TTCTGGAAACAATTTTTCGAGTCGAGCGCTAATGTCTCTCTATCTGGATACGAGGAACAGCCGTTAGATGAGAGTGGACATGACATCACGGCCACTGAGGACTCAACGGACATAACCCACACAACCCTTGACGAAGAGGCCGAATCGTATTCCTACGATACGGCCACTTCTGGTCATCTAGATGTTGATCATCGCGATGCAGAACCGGATATCTCTGGCCTATCTATTTCAGATTCTCATAGTACCCCCCGAGCTAGTGATTACGTTAAATCACACGAGGATAGCTCCGTTGACTATAGCTTAACATCCGACGGGCTTGACGAAGGAGTGTCATCAATCGAAACGCCATCTCAAATGAACAAACCCACCCCATCCACGCCCGGAAGAGATCCAACTAGGCGCCCTCGGAATATTCCAACGACACCTGGATCTGCTGTGTTTCCTCCTCCTACCTCGTTAAAGTCAAACAAGACCAAAATGGACCCAGTTCTTCACCGCACGCTTGACAAGACATATCGTGTTCAAGCGACACCGCTTGGAGGCTCTCGCACGTTGTTTAAAGCACGGCATGGGCCTACGACTCCTAAATCGCGTTACAACATCGAATATTCGCCTCTTTCCAGCCCAGAGCTTGAGGCTCCCAAGCTTCACTCAGAAATATTTTCTTCTCCAGTTGCCCCTGAATCTTCCAAACGCCCCCGTAGACCGAGCAACCCTGGTAACCCAAAGCCAGGAATTAGCGTTTTCACTCCCGCCAAGCCGAGGATGCACCGTCAGAGCCTCTGGGACAGCGATGATGATTTGGACGACGACAACGTTGACCCTACCGCCTTCTTCGGGCACAGTCCACCGAAAACAATGCAATTCCATGTTCCACAAAGTAAACTGCTCAAAACGCCCG CGAAGGAAGCCTCGAAGCGCATAGTATCAGATCTTTTGCATACAGCTGGTGCTGGAGACACGACTGAGGAGTTTGATAACTTTGAATATAGTCCCACCGTTGTTCGTCGGATGGAGGGATTAGATGATGATACGTTCTGA
- the RGA2 gene encoding Rho-type gtpase-activating protein (EggNog:ENOG410PHGZ~COG:T~BUSCO:779at33183) — MIEKGQLESPTAADYLEDPDDIPIPCKGCGEILEEGKAFELAGNRWHIDCFRCHTCGTYLDSDANLLLLGDGSLICNNCTYSCSSCGSKIEDLAILTGDQAFCANCFKCRNCKRKIENLRYARTSQGIFCMDCHESLMARRRKRSARNATQRQKYPSSAMHLDKSLPSLPPEHESRLPPTEYVELPADVPSRSGVDERQNQDNSAWSQSQQDNLILPASTYNSKRHSVGSQKSDGSAGEEFLIPVAFDPTPSDHTSSRITSPDTSKSADERSRDYYPRSTSLESPSKSSYEQRPPPGSRGSGSVSDRQQAPYQERRSEEAPSGVRRQDGARHSMVPSTSDASQLTRRSQDSNGPRSSDREKFQLSEAPKSKKSSGESTPRSSNESTIKDPESAGSKRKERKSIENSRSTNPATPGQMQHPPKRGDSLESKLHHTLPRKGIESTKSNHAHSKTDKDSVTGVDGNKSDGKTARKPDLKPSVDDSTPVASPRPHTSGSGTLKDQASTPQSLDRRLNHDRNESLSAHQSTSRRAESSPSLPRYSAGGDFSLEEDMARIMGDENQNHESFLRRVSNSVRHGRSFSEKGSRLSKELKWPKSPSTGSTFAQDISSPSTSSPEAREELNWFKNELRRERQKIIEKDQKIAELEAALNATVNIKEVNTELREKRSTMVFLDAQKEIVLRELEVLREHIATEKQSNAPLDLGKVSNAVLRDLAEALRRLKESFMPQIEELIQKRNDLVEELGNLGRMKDKSFQEFEQLSLKNAQLAELNNQLVHQIQELYKANSNSTDSNRQAPNGLGIYHHKDKSTASVERDLRSITNEPSPGIIQPEEAEPITVVQGPQVVSIRKGQPKKFNWKRGGQNVAKGVTKGLKGAFLYGEGKSQREGAQFTETAPYGSIPPTSDNNSGPQRAQTQDPSRQGFGFFGNQKTKTSQWKPPANGSSSVLNEGSIGLFGSDLEQRLDVERGVIPSIVTRCIEEVELRGMDVEGIYRKSGGSSQVQMVRDGFERSRDFDISDPDLDIHAVTSALKQYFRMLPTPLITYDVYDMLLDANNITPASSRIDVMQHGLQELPRVHRDVLEFLVFHLKRVVDRERENLMTSLNIAVVFAPTIMRPESLSREMTDVQKKNETLQFLVDNCQEIFMGMPE; from the exons ATGATCGAAAAAGGCCAGTTAGAGTCGCCAACGGCTGCTGACTACCTCGAGGACCCTGATGACATCCCAATTCCCTGCAAGGGCTGTGGTGAG ATTCTTGAGGAAGGAAAAGCCTTTGAACTAG CCGGCAACCGTTGGCATATCGACTGCTTCCGCTGTCATACCTGCGGCACTTACCTCGATTCCGACGCGAACCTTCTCCTTCTTGGCGATGGCTCCCTTATTTGCAACAACTGTACCTACAGCTGCAGTTCTTGCGGCAGTAAAATTGAGGATCTCGCTATTCTTACTGGAGATCAAGCTTTTTGTGCAAACTGCTTCAAGTGTCGCAACTGCAAGCGAAAGATCGAAAATCTTCGCTACGCGCGGACCTCACAGGGAATTTTCTGCATGGACTGCCACGAATCATTGATGGCCCGACGTAGGAAGCGCTCTGCGAGAAACGCGACCCAACGCCAAAAGTATCCTAGTTCTGCAATGCACCTAGATAAATCTTTACCCTCGCTTCCTCCAGAACATGAAAGTCGTCTTCCACCTACTGAATACGTTGAACTCCCAGCTGATGTACCTTCGCGATCTGGAGTTGACGAGCGTCAAAACCAGGATAACTCAGCATGGTCTCAATCTCAGCAAG ataatcttattctaCCAGCCAGCACCTATAATAGCAAGCGTCATTCTGTAGGTTCCCAGAAATCAGACGGATCTGCTGGCGAAGAATTCCTCATCCCTGTTGCATTTGACCCCACGCCATCGGACCACACGTCGTCACGAATCACTTCCCCAGACACCTCAAAATCCGCCGATGAGAGATCCCGTGATTATTATCCCCGTAGTACATCCTTGGAGTCACCATCAAAATCGTCGTATGAGCAACGCCCACCACCGGGTTCCAGAGGTTCAGGCTCCGTATCAGATCGACAGCAGGCACCATATCAAGAAAGACGTTCTGAGGAAGCCCCTTCAGGGGTTAGACGTCAAGATGGCGCGAGGCATTCGATGGTACCATCGACATCTGATGCTAGCCAGTTGACAAGACGAAGCCAGGATAGTAACGGACCACGGAGTTCTGATAGAGAGAAGTTTCAACTTAGCGAGGCCCCTAAATCAAAGAAATCTAGTGGAGAGAGCACACCTCGCAGCAGCAATGAATCCACAATTAAAGATCCCGAGAGTGCAGGGTCGAAACGCAAGGAGAGGAAATCCATCGAAAACTCCCGCTCTACGAACCCTGCTACTCCGGGACAGATGCAACATCCACCCAAACGTGGCGATTCTCTTGAGAGTAAACTCCATCACACTCTGCCCAGGAAAGGGATTGAAAGCACTAAAAGCAACCATGCACATTCCAAAACCGACAAAGATTCAGTCACAGGAGTTGATGGCAATAAGAGTGATGGGAAGACTGCTAGGAAACCCGATCTTAAACCCTCTGTCGATGATTCAACTCCAGTTGCTTCACCGCGCCCACACACCTCGGGTAGTGGTACCTTGAAAGACCAAGCAAGCACGCCTCAGTCACTAGACAGAAGGTTGAATCATGACCGAAATGAATCTTTAAGTGCTCATCAGTCGACATCACGCCGCGCGGAATCTTCCCCGTCATTACCGCGTTATAGTGCCGGAGGTGATTTCTCCCTTGAAGAAGACATGGCTCGAATCATGGGTGACGAGAATCAAAACCACGAATCCTTCCTTCGACGCGTCTCAAACTCCGTTCGTCATGGCAGGAGCTTTAGTGAAAAGGGCTCTCGCCTTTCTAAAGAATTGAAGTGGCCTAAATCTCCTTCGACTGGAAGTACCTTCGCACAAGATATTAGTAGCCCGAGTACTAGTTCACCTGAGGCTCGTGAAGAACTCAACTGGTTCAAGAACGAGCTTCGCAGAGAACGACAGAAAATAATCGAGAAAGACCAGAAAATAGCAGAATTGGAAGCTGCTCTTAACGCCACGGTGAACATTAAGGAGGTAAATACCGAGCTACGCGAGAAACGATCTACAATGGTCTTCCTGGATGCACAAAAGGAGATCGTATTGCGCGAACTTGAAGTATTGAGAGAACATATTGCAACAGAGAAACAGAGCAATGCCCCGCTGGACCTAGGAAAAGTGAGTAATGCGGTTCTACGCGATCTAGCTGAAGCACTTCGGCGTTTGAAAGAATCGTTCATGCCTCAAATCGAAGAGTTGATCCAGAAGCGGAATGATCTTGTTGAGGAATTGGGAAATCTTGGTCGAATGAAAGATAAGAGTTTCCAGGAGTTTGAGCAGCTGTCGCTCAAGAACGCCCAGTTGGCGGAGCTCAACAACCAGCTTGTACACCAAATCCAAGAGCTTTACAAAGCCAATTCAAATTCTACGGACAGTAACCGACAAGCACCCAATGGGTTAGGTATCTACCATCACAAAGATAAATCGACCGCTTCCGTGGAGCGAGACTTGCGTTCTATAACGAATGAGCCGTCTCCAGGAATAATCCAACCGGAGGAAGCCGAACCAATCACGGTCGTCCAAGGTCCCCAAGTGGTGAGCATCAGAAAAGGTCAGCCGAAGAAATTTAATTGGAAAAGAGGTGGACAGAATGTCGCGAAGGGTGTCACCAAGGGTTTGAAAGGTGCATTCTTATATGGTGAGGGCAAATCGCAACGAGAGGGTGCTCAATTCACAGAAACGGCCCCATATGGAAGCATTCCTCCGACCAGCGACAACAACTCTGGACCTCAGCGCGCTCAGACTCAAGACCCGTCCCGCCAGGGCTTTGGGTTTTTCGGAAACCAAAAGACCAAAACCTCTCAATGGAAGCCACCAGCCAATGGCAGCTCTTCAGTGCTCAACGAGGGTTCTATTG GACTATTCGGCTCCGACTTAGAACAAAGACTGGACGTTGAAAGGGGTGTCATTCCTAGCATCGTCACGCGTTGTATTGAAGAAGTCGAACTACGAG GAATGGATGTCGAGGGTATATATCGCAAATCAGGTGGCAGCTCACAGGTCCAGATGGTTCGTGACGGTTTTGAGCGCAGCCGCGACTTTGATATTTCCGACCCAGATCTTGACATCCATGCCGTCACATCTGCTCTGAAGCAGTACTTCCGAATGCTTCCTACGCCTCTTATCACCTATGATGTATACGATATGCTTCTCGATGCAAACAATATCACGCCAGCTTCCTCACGCATTGATGTCATGCAACATGGACTCCAAGAACTGCCTCGAGTACATAGAGATGTGTTGGAATTCCTTGTCTTCCACCTTAAGCGCGTTGTGGACCGAGAAAGGGAGAATCTGATGACCAGCCTTAATATTGCTGTCGTGTTCGCTCCTACGATCATGCGTCCTGAGAGTCTGAGTCGCGAGATGACCGATGTCCAGAAAAAGAACGAAACTCTTCAGTTCCTGGTGGATAACTGCCAAGAGATATTCATGGGCATGCCAGAGTAG